Proteins from one Chroococcidiopsis sp. CCMEE 29 genomic window:
- a CDS encoding IS630 family transposase (programmed frameshift), whose protein sequence is MPEKFIVNLNTEEREYLHQLTHKGKCPARVFKRAHILLLADEGHADETIAQMLHVGESTVHRTRQKCVDGGVKFALSEQPRPGGKRKLDGRAEAFLIATACSDAPTGQKRWTMQMLADRLVELQLVDSISDETVRRVLEKNDIKPWLNQQWCISQVNADFIWRMEEVLDLYEQPYNPCEPVVCFDERPVQLVSETRTPLPREPGKPKRYDYEYKREGTCNLFAFFQPLAQWRHIKVTDQRTAQDFALCMQYLVDVLFPFAHLIHVVLDNLNTHTPAALYQTFDAVEARRILEKLQFHYTPVHGSWLNMVELELSVLSGQCLERRIPSTEELSREVAAWEASRNQAQASVNWRFTNTQARIKLERLYPQPSLSESSLSKL, encoded by the exons ATGCCAGAAAAATTCATTGTCAACCTCAATACAGAAGAACGAGAATACTTGCATCAATTAACGCATAAGGGTAAATGTCCAGCTCGTGTGTTCAAGCGAGCACATATCCTGTTGCTTGCCGATGAAGGACATGCTGATGAAACAATTGCTCAAATGCTACATGTGGGAGAATCAACGGTACATCGGACTCGTCAAAAGTGTGTAGATGGTGGAGTTAAGTTTGCCTTGAGCGAGCAACCTCGTCCAGGCGGAAAACGTAAATTGGATGGACGCGCAGAAGCTTTTCTGATAGCAACGGCTTGTAGTGATGCGCCGACAGGACAGAAACGATGGACGATGCAGATGTTAGCAGATCGCCTCGTGGAACTACAGCTAGTGGACAGCATCTCAGACGAGACGGTACGACGAGTGTTAGAAAAAA ACGACATCAAGCCGTGGTTAAACCAACAGTGGTGCATTTCACAGGTGAATGCAGATTTTATCTGGCGGATGGAGGAGGTTTTAGACTTGTACGAGCAACCCTACAATCCATGTGAGCCGGTGGTTTGCTTTGATGAGCGCCCCGTGCAACTAGTGAGCGAAACCCGCACCCCACTTCCTCGAGAACCAGGAAAACCAAAGCGTTATGACTATGAGTACAAGCGTGAAGGCACGTGCAATCTATTTGCCTTTTTTCAACCGTTAGCACAGTGGCGACATATCAAAGTGACTGACCAACGCACTGCACAAGATTTTGCCTTGTGTATGCAGTATTTGGTGGATGTCTTATTCCCATTTGCACACCTAATTCATGTTGTGTTGGACAACTTGAACACCCATACGCCCGCTGCTTTGTATCAAACCTTTGACGCGGTTGAAGCTCGTCGTATTCTCGAGAAGTTACAGTTTCACTACACTCCAGTTCATGGCAGTTGGTTAAATATGGTCGAACTGGAACTATCGGTTTTATCTGGTCAATGTTTAGAGCGTCGCATTCCGTCCACTGAAGAACTGTCTAGAGAAGTCGCAGCATGGGAAGCATCTCGTAATCAGGCTCAAGCAAGCGTGAACTGGCGTTTCACTAACACTCAAGCACGAATCAAGCTAGAACGTTTGTATCCTCAACCAAGCCTGTCAGAATCTAGCCTGTCAAAATTGTAG
- a CDS encoding GDP-mannose 4,6-dehydratase: MKKALIFGVSGQDGAYLAQLLLNKGYFVCGTSRDAQISSFQNLVHLGIREQVSLQSVALNDFRSVLHVLNKIRPDEVYNLAGHSSVGISFEQPVETFESLTIGTLNILEAIRFVNQPIKFYNAASSECFGDTQGKAADETTPFRPRSPYAVAKASAFWHVANYREAYGLFACSGILFNHESPLRPERFVIQKIISAACRIAKGSQEKLYLGNISIQCDWGWAPEYVKAMYLMLQQEQPDDYVIATGESQKLEDFVAAAFAYVGLDWREHVVIDASLFRPLDIAISRGNPAKARIKLGWQAQYKLTDNDVVRMMMQAQARPLNSNGTEMYAKEKVKYSGLATAF, from the coding sequence GTGAAAAAAGCACTAATTTTTGGAGTATCGGGTCAAGATGGAGCCTATCTAGCACAGTTACTCCTCAACAAGGGCTATTTTGTCTGCGGCACCTCACGAGATGCACAAATATCTTCTTTTCAAAATTTAGTACACCTTGGAATCCGCGAACAGGTAAGTTTACAATCTGTTGCTCTTAACGACTTTCGCAGTGTCTTGCATGTATTGAACAAAATCCGACCTGATGAAGTTTATAACTTAGCAGGACACAGCTCCGTTGGCATCTCCTTTGAGCAACCAGTGGAAACCTTTGAAAGTTTGACAATTGGCACTTTAAATATTCTCGAAGCCATACGTTTTGTTAATCAGCCGATCAAATTTTATAATGCTGCTTCTAGCGAATGCTTTGGGGATACTCAAGGCAAGGCAGCGGATGAAACTACACCATTTCGCCCTAGGAGCCCTTACGCTGTAGCTAAGGCATCTGCTTTTTGGCACGTTGCCAATTATCGTGAAGCTTATGGTCTATTTGCTTGTTCTGGTATTCTATTCAATCACGAGTCTCCCCTACGACCAGAACGTTTTGTGATTCAAAAGATTATCTCAGCAGCTTGCCGGATCGCTAAAGGCAGCCAAGAAAAGCTTTATTTAGGCAATATTTCCATTCAGTGCGACTGGGGTTGGGCTCCAGAATACGTTAAGGCAATGTACTTAATGCTGCAGCAAGAGCAACCAGATGATTACGTAATTGCGACGGGGGAAAGTCAAAAATTAGAGGATTTTGTAGCAGCGGCCTTTGCCTATGTTGGGTTAGACTGGCGCGAACATGTTGTAATAGATGCCAGCCTATTCCGACCACTAGATATTGCTATCAGCAGAGGGAACCCAGCCAAAGCGAGGATAAAGTTGGGATGGCAAGCGCAATATAAACTGACTGATAATGATGTCGTGCGCATGATGATGCAAGCACAGGCTAGACCTTTGAATAGTAACGGAACAGAAATGTACGCTAAGGAAAAAGTTAAGTATTCAGGCCTAGCTACAGCTTTCTAG
- a CDS encoding heparinase II/III family protein: protein MLVQQWYNQLREEAQQMLTEPPVEYKLYGSAALLKQSRAALHRISTLAGLYRLDRDSRWSTRARSEMLTVAAFPDWNPAHFLDTAEMTTAVAIGYDWLYDRLSVKDRATIRRALVEKGLKQGLNAYTREPQWTMANHGVAWNKVNHNWNQVCNGGMVVGTLAIADEEPELAVAIINEARKSIVKPMRKYVPDGGYQEGPDYWNYGTRYNVFFLAAIQLALGTDFSLTKMPGFADTGLFRMHTIGPLGQTFNYSDSKANAESASQMLWLARTLDRPIYNVHERLVTGTRPDIFHLLWSSEEKSRATAKLNLSLDYIFRNVDVALFRSAWEDAKAIYIGFKGGDNKVNHSHLDLGTFVLDGLGERWALDLGPDDYNLPGYFSKQKRWTYYRVRTESHNTLIIDNEAQKPSGRAPLIAYLSTTPRAFAVADLTDGYKSKLTQAWRGIALLDRRQVLVQDEIKARELVDIVWNFHTRARVEARDNQAILTQNKMQFEARILSPQGAHFEVISGNPAPPPQAQQPDVCNLRVRLPKKIKDVRIAVLLTPGRPVSIPKLEPLEEWVSVGKLK, encoded by the coding sequence TTGCTGGTCCAGCAGTGGTACAACCAGCTGAGGGAGGAAGCACAGCAGATGCTCACTGAGCCACCTGTTGAGTATAAACTCTACGGTAGCGCGGCTCTACTGAAACAGAGCCGGGCTGCGTTACACCGGATCAGCACTCTCGCTGGTCTGTATCGCTTAGACAGAGATTCACGCTGGAGTACACGTGCTCGCAGCGAAATGCTCACTGTCGCTGCTTTTCCCGATTGGAACCCAGCACATTTTCTCGACACTGCTGAGATGACGACGGCAGTCGCCATCGGCTATGACTGGCTTTATGATCGTCTATCCGTGAAGGATCGAGCGACAATTCGCCGTGCGCTTGTTGAGAAAGGCTTGAAGCAAGGACTAAATGCTTACACCCGTGAGCCTCAGTGGACTATGGCGAATCATGGCGTCGCGTGGAATAAGGTCAACCACAACTGGAATCAAGTTTGCAACGGAGGAATGGTTGTGGGCACGTTGGCTATTGCGGATGAAGAGCCGGAGCTGGCCGTAGCAATTATTAATGAAGCGCGTAAGTCTATTGTGAAGCCGATGCGTAAGTATGTCCCTGATGGCGGATATCAGGAAGGTCCTGATTACTGGAACTACGGCACGCGCTACAACGTGTTTTTCCTTGCTGCCATTCAGTTGGCACTTGGCACCGACTTCAGTTTAACAAAGATGCCGGGGTTTGCTGACACTGGCTTGTTCCGTATGCACACTATTGGACCGCTTGGACAAACTTTTAACTATTCGGACAGCAAAGCAAATGCCGAAAGCGCTTCCCAGATGCTTTGGCTTGCCCGTACGCTCGACCGCCCAATTTATAATGTGCATGAACGCTTAGTCACAGGCACTCGCCCAGACATCTTTCATCTTCTCTGGTCTAGCGAGGAGAAAAGCCGAGCAACCGCAAAATTGAATTTATCTCTCGATTACATCTTTCGCAACGTTGACGTCGCGTTGTTTCGTAGCGCTTGGGAGGACGCAAAAGCTATTTACATTGGCTTCAAAGGCGGGGACAACAAGGTAAATCACAGCCATCTTGATCTTGGGACATTTGTGTTGGACGGTTTGGGTGAGCGCTGGGCACTAGACCTCGGACCAGATGATTACAATCTACCTGGTTACTTCAGCAAACAGAAACGCTGGACCTATTACCGAGTGCGTACTGAAAGCCATAACACACTGATTATCGATAACGAGGCTCAGAAGCCATCTGGTCGCGCGCCACTTATCGCATACCTCTCAACCACACCTCGCGCTTTCGCTGTGGCCGATCTGACAGACGGCTACAAGTCTAAACTGACTCAAGCTTGGCGTGGCATTGCGCTGCTTGATCGACGGCAAGTGCTTGTGCAGGACGAAATAAAAGCACGCGAACTGGTGGATATTGTTTGGAACTTTCATACCCGCGCTAGGGTTGAAGCGCGAGATAACCAGGCAATACTTACGCAAAACAAGATGCAATTTGAAGCACGCATTCTCTCACCACAAGGTGCTCACTTCGAAGTTATTTCAGGCAATCCAGCTCCACCACCGCAGGCGCAACAGCCAGATGTGTGCAATTTGCGCGTTCGCTTGCCAAAGAAGATTAAGGATGTTCGCATTGCAGTTCTGCTCACTCCTGGTAGGCCAGTTTCAATCCCAAAGCTAGAACCACTTGAGGAGTGGGTTTCCGTTGGCAAGCTGAAGTAA
- a CDS encoding glycosyltransferase family 2 protein, producing the protein MRYALAKLLKKLYHKLDNSPSPTGILTTFSQNDELYSRWLSKKFPRKADLEKMAETVEIFAYQPVISVIMPVFNPPERFLREAIESVLSQVYPYWELCIADDASTQPDVRSVLEEYISKDARVKVVFRTENGHISRASNSALELASGEFVALLDHDDLLTPDALYEVALLLNRHPDADMIYSDEDKVDEHHRFRDPCFKPDWSPDSFLSQMYTCHLGTYRRSLVTAIGGFRAGYEGSQDYDFALRFTEKTEKIFHIPKILYHWRIHSQSASSSSEVKPYAYIAAEKALADALCRRGENGIISGVPRFSGLYSVRYKIENYQLVSIIISSKNLGKALDKCLQSIFTKSVYPNYEVVVIDNGSTEEYTAQVINKWNTKEPHRFRCYQIDTPFNFSKINNYAVSKAKGEYLLFLSSDIEVITYDWIDAMVEQAQRPSIGAVGALLLYPDNTIQHAGIVLGIDGVASHSYKHFPYTLGYFGQVVSIKNCSAVTGACLMCRREVYESVKGFEEELAVAYNDVDFCLKLVKKGYRNVYLPHIVLYHHELTSRGGEDTHKQLTLLAKEAEYMQNKWKQILKNDPYYNPNLTRNTADYNIDI; encoded by the coding sequence ATGCGGTATGCACTAGCTAAATTATTGAAGAAACTCTATCACAAGCTTGACAATTCGCCGTCACCCACTGGGATACTAACAACATTTTCCCAGAATGATGAGCTATATTCCAGGTGGTTGAGCAAGAAGTTTCCCAGGAAAGCAGACCTGGAAAAGATGGCTGAAACGGTAGAAATATTTGCTTATCAGCCTGTGATTAGCGTAATTATGCCAGTGTTCAATCCGCCGGAGCGTTTCTTACGCGAAGCGATTGAATCAGTCCTTAGTCAGGTGTATCCCTACTGGGAGCTATGCATTGCTGATGATGCTTCCACCCAACCTGATGTTAGGTCAGTATTAGAAGAGTATATTTCAAAAGATGCTCGGGTCAAAGTTGTTTTTCGAACCGAGAATGGGCATATTTCCCGCGCCTCTAACTCTGCTCTAGAACTAGCAAGTGGGGAGTTTGTTGCCTTATTAGATCATGACGATCTGCTCACACCAGATGCTTTGTATGAAGTAGCCTTGTTGCTCAACCGACATCCGGATGCAGACATGATTTATTCCGATGAAGATAAGGTGGATGAGCATCATCGATTCCGAGATCCATGCTTTAAACCAGATTGGAGCCCTGACTCGTTCTTGTCTCAGATGTACACTTGTCATCTTGGCACCTATCGTCGCTCACTAGTAACCGCCATAGGAGGATTTAGAGCTGGGTATGAGGGAAGTCAGGATTATGACTTTGCTTTGAGGTTTACCGAAAAAACTGAAAAAATCTTTCACATACCCAAAATTCTCTACCACTGGAGAATTCATTCCCAATCTGCTTCCAGTAGCTCTGAGGTCAAACCTTATGCTTACATAGCTGCGGAGAAAGCTCTTGCAGATGCACTTTGTAGAAGAGGCGAGAATGGAATAATTTCCGGAGTTCCAAGATTCTCAGGACTATATAGTGTTCGATATAAAATAGAAAATTATCAACTTGTAAGTATCATTATTTCCTCAAAAAATTTAGGAAAAGCTTTAGATAAATGCTTACAATCTATTTTTACAAAGAGCGTATACCCAAACTACGAAGTTGTTGTCATAGATAATGGCAGCACAGAAGAATATACAGCTCAAGTCATTAATAAGTGGAATACAAAAGAGCCACATCGGTTTAGATGCTACCAAATTGATACTCCCTTCAACTTCTCCAAAATTAATAACTACGCAGTTAGCAAAGCAAAAGGAGAATATTTGCTGTTTTTAAGTAGTGATATAGAAGTCATTACATACGACTGGATTGACGCTATGGTAGAGCAAGCTCAAAGACCATCTATTGGAGCGGTTGGCGCTCTCTTGTTATATCCAGATAACACGATTCAACATGCGGGAATTGTATTGGGTATTGATGGTGTTGCCAGTCATAGCTATAAGCACTTTCCCTATACATTGGGTTACTTCGGTCAGGTGGTATCTATCAAGAATTGTTCAGCTGTTACAGGAGCTTGTTTAATGTGCAGGCGTGAAGTGTACGAGAGCGTTAAAGGATTTGAAGAGGAACTAGCTGTTGCCTATAATGATGTAGATTTTTGTCTAAAACTAGTTAAAAAAGGATATAGAAACGTTTATCTTCCTCATATAGTTTTATATCATCATGAGTTAACTAGCCGAGGTGGTGAGGATACACATAAACAGCTAACTTTATTAGCAAAAGAGGCAGAGTATATGCAAAATAAGTGGAAGCAAATTCTCAAAAATGACCCTTACTATAATCCAAACTTAACCAGAAATACTGCTGATTACAACATAGATATATAA
- a CDS encoding cyanoexosortase A system-associated protein — protein MPKYSMAVSHYQYLRDRLPLDIEMRYAVNWGLPGNGLNVKLFIQLYSSTPPSSGQLAKSLHQKVQPGVGFYYLFAFGGRAYLSSCIKSRGGTTVTEAQFQRNRYLYDLKLSRLFAWLLGQGTVRDTHCLWTHLSMPANTSAPEAAYHTLEQVWFDWYKWWLPRFSTS, from the coding sequence ATGCCCAAGTACTCAATGGCAGTTAGCCACTATCAATATCTGCGCGATCGCCTACCTTTAGATATTGAGATGCGTTATGCAGTCAATTGGGGATTGCCGGGAAACGGGTTAAATGTTAAGTTATTCATCCAACTTTACTCTTCGACACCACCGTCCTCAGGTCAACTGGCTAAGAGTTTACATCAGAAGGTCCAACCAGGGGTGGGCTTCTATTATCTGTTTGCGTTTGGGGGACGAGCCTATCTGAGCAGTTGCATTAAATCTCGTGGTGGCACTACGGTAACTGAAGCCCAATTCCAGCGCAATCGCTACCTCTACGACCTCAAGTTGAGTCGTCTGTTTGCTTGGTTACTTGGGCAAGGAACTGTGCGCGATACCCACTGTTTATGGACGCACTTGTCTATGCCTGCCAACACTTCTGCACCTGAGGCTGCCTACCATACTCTAGAGCAGGTGTGGTTTGACTGGTATAAATGGTGGCTGCCCCGCTTTTCAACATCTTGA
- a CDS encoding glycosyltransferase family 2 protein produces the protein MCETIAYRVAAYITAYQDLEALDKCITAIERQSYPVQEIFIVDNSITELFSQTRYKNTVVEFHPENIGVAGGLKIGICWAIEKGYDFLWLFDQDSEPCYDILENLLFKHQELSKTEAKVGVIAPVIFDINTNQEIPGCVFKNYKFVPIASHRERQDFYRCDGVITSGSLVDLSIAKDVELPREDFFLDAVDYAYCMNFRKKGYEIVVVKNTMMKHRLANYSKVKVRLIKDIKEVITFICSPSRYYYACRNHTFFETRTSPKRILYRTFIYRLKFLIRMIERIVHYEPDLVLLKIWACILGTFDGFRGKLGKTWQ, from the coding sequence ATGTGTGAAACAATAGCCTATAGAGTGGCGGCTTATATCACTGCATATCAAGATTTAGAAGCACTTGATAAGTGTATTACAGCCATAGAGAGACAGTCCTACCCTGTTCAAGAAATATTTATAGTAGATAACTCTATAACTGAGTTATTCTCTCAAACTAGATATAAAAACACAGTAGTAGAGTTCCATCCCGAAAATATAGGAGTAGCTGGAGGATTAAAAATAGGTATTTGTTGGGCCATAGAAAAAGGATATGATTTTCTTTGGCTATTTGATCAAGATAGTGAACCTTGTTATGATATCCTAGAAAATTTATTATTTAAACACCAAGAATTGTCTAAGACAGAAGCCAAAGTAGGAGTTATTGCTCCTGTAATATTTGATATAAATACGAATCAAGAGATTCCTGGTTGTGTATTTAAAAACTACAAATTTGTACCTATTGCAAGCCATCGCGAAAGACAAGATTTTTATCGGTGTGATGGTGTAATTACATCAGGCTCCTTGGTTGATTTAAGTATAGCTAAAGATGTGGAACTTCCAAGAGAAGATTTTTTTTTAGATGCAGTAGACTACGCCTACTGCATGAACTTTAGGAAGAAGGGATATGAAATAGTTGTTGTAAAGAATACGATGATGAAACATCGTCTAGCTAACTATTCTAAGGTTAAAGTTAGACTAATTAAAGACATAAAAGAGGTTATAACTTTTATTTGTTCACCATCTCGTTACTACTATGCATGTAGAAATCATACTTTTTTTGAAACTCGCACTTCACCTAAAAGAATACTATACCGAACATTTATATATAGACTAAAGTTCTTAATAAGAATGATAGAGAGGATTGTACATTACGAACCCGATTTGGTTTTACTTAAAATATGGGCTTGTATACTTGGAACTTTCGACGGCTTTCGTGGCAAGCTGGGTAAAACCTGGCAATGA
- a CDS encoding IS5 family transposase encodes MSKAYPSNLTLAQYELLSDLIPEPKPGGRPREAKMWAVLNAIFYVLVEGVRWRSLPSDFPAWQTVYTYFRNWRLDGTWLRIHERLRQWMRVAQERQPSPSEAIIDSQSVKSAAMVSKAVGFDAGKLTKGRKRFLTVDTLGLVLRVLVSAANVGEREGGKQVLKRVKKMAPAVSRLHTIWVDAGFDGEPFMQWVMNVCRWIVQVVLRPEQTKGFVLLKKRWVVERTFGWLMGCRRLVRDYELLPQTSETFIYLAMIRIMVRRLA; translated from the coding sequence ATGAGTAAAGCTTACCCTAGTAATCTGACTCTTGCCCAGTATGAATTGCTCAGTGACCTGATTCCAGAACCAAAACCTGGTGGTCGTCCCCGTGAAGCCAAGATGTGGGCAGTTCTCAACGCTATATTTTATGTTCTAGTGGAGGGGGTGCGCTGGCGATCTTTACCGAGTGACTTCCCAGCATGGCAAACAGTGTACACATACTTTCGCAACTGGCGTCTTGATGGAACTTGGCTCAGGATACATGAGCGTCTGCGGCAGTGGATGAGAGTGGCTCAGGAGCGACAACCAAGCCCATCCGAAGCAATCATTGACAGTCAAAGTGTCAAAAGCGCGGCAATGGTCAGCAAGGCAGTCGGCTTTGATGCAGGTAAATTAACTAAGGGACGCAAACGGTTTTTGACAGTGGATACGTTGGGCTTAGTGCTGCGAGTGTTAGTGAGTGCGGCGAACGTTGGAGAGCGTGAGGGCGGCAAACAAGTACTCAAGCGAGTTAAAAAGATGGCTCCAGCAGTGTCTCGTCTGCATACAATTTGGGTTGATGCAGGCTTTGACGGTGAGCCATTCATGCAATGGGTGATGAACGTTTGTCGTTGGATTGTGCAGGTAGTGCTGCGACCAGAACAAACCAAAGGGTTCGTGTTGTTGAAAAAGCGGTGGGTAGTGGAGCGAACTTTTGGCTGGCTAATGGGCTGTCGCCGATTGGTCAGAGACTATGAGTTATTGCCCCAAACATCGGAGACATTTATCTACCTTGCCATGATCCGGATCATGGTGAGGCGACTGGCATAA
- a CDS encoding methyltransferase domain-containing protein, which translates to MASILNNLTRRLNFLGEQKNLDVADTAFSKTSLRKQIASRYLAGNGVEIGALHSPLEVPSGLTVRYVDRMPTSQLRQQYPELSESNLVEVDIVDDGETLASTSDGSLDFIIANHMIEHCQNPIFTIENWLRGLKPGGVLYMAVPDKRYTFDCDRPLTSLEHLIQDYTEGPEWSMKSHFEEWVHLVGKIPETDVAAHAKSLIDLNYSIHFHVWTQVEFLELLLYCQNNLSFPIEIELLQKNGMEFIVVLSKTTAASSSSH; encoded by the coding sequence ATGGCATCTATCCTAAATAACTTAACGCGTCGACTCAATTTTTTAGGTGAACAAAAAAACTTAGATGTTGCAGATACCGCTTTCTCAAAAACTTCATTGCGTAAACAAATTGCTTCTCGATACTTAGCTGGTAATGGCGTTGAGATTGGGGCACTACATTCACCCCTTGAAGTTCCTTCTGGGCTGACAGTTCGGTATGTAGATCGAATGCCTACTAGTCAATTGAGGCAACAATATCCAGAATTATCAGAATCCAATTTAGTGGAAGTCGATATCGTAGATGATGGTGAAACCCTGGCCTCTACATCAGATGGTTCACTAGATTTTATTATTGCCAATCACATGATTGAGCATTGTCAGAATCCAATCTTTACTATTGAAAATTGGTTGAGGGGTTTGAAGCCTGGCGGAGTTTTGTATATGGCTGTGCCAGATAAGCGATACACCTTTGATTGCGATCGCCCTTTAACATCCCTAGAACATTTGATACAAGACTACACCGAAGGACCTGAATGGTCCATGAAGTCCCACTTTGAGGAATGGGTTCATCTAGTTGGCAAAATTCCTGAAACTGATGTTGCAGCACACGCTAAAAGTCTCATTGACCTCAACTACAGTATTCATTTTCATGTCTGGACTCAAGTAGAGTTTTTAGAACTACTCCTATATTGTCAAAATAACCTGTCTTTTCCAATTGAGATTGAGTTATTACAGAAAAATGGGATGGAATTCATTGTTGTCCTGAGTAAAACCACTGCAGCTAGTTCATCTTCTCACTGA
- a CDS encoding glycosyltransferase family 2 protein, which translates to MTEWNFPERFSVGFELKATKPVKKSSHQNQMLSNLNSTTLPENVSASQPVLLQPLPTLNESEELKQIAEKRALVIGRLNTAKLCEIIGKKPWISISNSAYKSCEHPCISVVITMFNYSEYIYECLNSVCKSNISGLSGEIEILVIDDCSTDRSASMVEGYLSISSTPICLIKKCFNTGLADARNIGLKAARSSYVFILDADNWIYPNCLSVLYNKIKFSSYAAVYGIIRKFDNQTKKEVSLVSCEEWNVQRLVKAPYIDAMAMINKDIVLKVGGYSTELIEYGWFGWEDYDLWLKLAQLNYSCKLVPEVLSSYRVHSSSMINITDKYRLNFAIYFSKKFSDIVKEYNKLDMLFGVPRSKKQSSKFGKLRNQWFKLKKFFSLAKTQWSDL; encoded by the coding sequence TTGACCGAGTGGAATTTTCCCGAAAGGTTTTCTGTTGGGTTTGAATTAAAGGCAACAAAACCAGTAAAAAAATCAAGCCATCAAAATCAGATGTTAAGCAATTTAAATTCTACAACACTTCCTGAAAACGTAAGTGCTAGCCAGCCTGTACTTCTACAGCCCTTACCAACTCTGAATGAATCTGAAGAGTTAAAGCAGATAGCTGAAAAAAGAGCATTAGTTATCGGACGTTTAAATACAGCAAAGCTATGTGAAATTATAGGCAAAAAACCATGGATTTCGATCTCAAACTCTGCGTATAAGTCATGTGAGCATCCGTGCATTTCTGTTGTAATTACAATGTTTAACTATTCTGAATATATTTACGAGTGTTTAAATAGTGTATGTAAGTCAAACATTTCTGGATTGTCAGGAGAAATAGAGATATTAGTAATTGATGACTGCTCAACCGATAGATCAGCAAGTATGGTTGAGGGATATCTGAGCATATCTAGTACACCAATTTGTTTAATCAAAAAATGCTTTAATACAGGTTTAGCAGATGCAAGGAATATTGGTTTAAAAGCTGCTCGTTCTTCCTATGTTTTTATACTAGATGCTGATAATTGGATTTATCCCAATTGTTTGTCTGTTCTTTATAACAAAATTAAATTTTCTAGTTATGCAGCTGTTTATGGCATAATTAGAAAGTTTGACAACCAAACCAAAAAAGAAGTTAGTCTAGTTTCATGTGAGGAATGGAATGTACAACGATTAGTCAAGGCTCCATACATAGACGCTATGGCAATGATTAATAAAGATATAGTTCTCAAAGTAGGGGGTTACTCTACAGAATTAATTGAGTATGGCTGGTTTGGATGGGAAGATTATGACCTTTGGTTGAAATTAGCTCAGCTTAACTACTCCTGTAAGTTAGTTCCTGAAGTTCTTAGTTCTTACAGAGTTCATTCTTCATCCATGATTAATATTACAGATAAATATAGGCTTAATTTTGCTATATATTTTAGTAAAAAGTTTTCTGATATCGTCAAAGAATACAATAAATTAGATATGTTGTTTGGAGTTCCGCGTAGTAAAAAGCAATCGAGCAAATTCGGGAAGTTGAGGAATCAGTGGTTTAAGTTGAAAAAGTTTTTTAGCCTAGCTAAAACTCAGTGGTCAGACTTATAA